A window of Ptychodera flava strain L36383 chromosome 1, AS_Pfla_20210202, whole genome shotgun sequence contains these coding sequences:
- the LOC139142974 gene encoding snaclec botrocetin subunit beta-like: MAKYSAAPYQLQIPKDSQEDQHYECENGWTQFGKDCYRFSREEIGLTWNQAEVKCRQVGANLVSILNHEESNFIVYSLSRVWLHGDSKTYIGLSDVVQSGKYRWTDGNPMSYSDWARPDMMTITTNRMALDLKRVL; this comes from the exons ATGGCCAAGTACTCAGCTGCTCCTTATCAGCTACAAATCCCTAAAGATAGCCAGGAGGATCAAC ACTACGAGTGTGAAAATGGTTGGACTCAGTTTGGAAAAGACTGCTACAGGTTCAGTCGGGAGGAGATTGGACTGACATGGAACCAAGCCGAAGTTAAATGTCGCCAAGTTGGCGCCAATCTGGTCAGCATTCTGAACCACGAAGAGTCGAACTTTATTGTCTATTCACTGTCAAGGGTTTGGTTACATGGCGACAGCAAAACTTACATAG GTTTGTCAGACGTAGTCCAAAGTGGCAAATATCGATGGACAGATGGAAATCCAATGAGTTATTCCGACTG gGCAAGGCCAGATATGATGACGATTACAACCAACCGGATGGCGCTAGATTTGAAGCGTGTTCTATAA
- the LOC139130737 gene encoding G-protein coupled receptor GRL101-like has translation MADFHRTDQWHDVPCVLNTVKQFICKKPAAFSEEPEGDSYVGVSNYACKDSSWGRHENVCFKPEQRNRAEEQCSNLDTDFKEINRQELQTISYYLSHVWSINVTGYILLVKDIAVNDDVIELIGGDCATAADNKTGCYIGANKDKQIADVDNFRACLGMDASDWTVGLMDCDEEIALEMCITQASVTTHTCGVEAFECAGNECIHPVYVCDGNTDCIDGSDEIGCNMAVACPTNTFRCENGKCVSMTFYCDFIDHCGDDSDEEACVYPNCTVDQFKCDNNQCVHKSKHCDLMEDCYDGSDEKYCDVCKGFLCYYVDCIPEHAQCDGELDCAGNEREDETDCDYGGTFSSSSEEVDMPIESCSVEEFRCLNGPCVDRKWMCIYDFDQYGYQRGCRDVTHLRNCELFNCPKNMFKCPDAYCIPLHRRCDGVFDCPRGSDEEDCGLYQCPGHYRCHGEQNCIPVSQKCDGVKQCRHGDDELLCGLICPSDCACHGSAIDCAYLSMSSFPLLNGQHIKKLNMTGNDVDVTQVDFRSFQLLGELDLSNNSIIEIRPRQFEFLKNLYLLNLGANKINNIEANTFYGLQNLRMLILTGNNIAFINDGAFTDLYNLHALHMTGNLFQAESSELFVPLTGLAELFTDAYKYCCMVRKHQEVQICSPPADAFSSCEDLMASQVLRWSIWMLGMAAFFGNLFVIVWRIKEKDLGKVHTFLIWNLAVADFMMGIYMLIIASVDVNYRGVYVTYDAFWRSSPLCSFAGFLASLSSEMSVFSLTVITLDRFLLIVFPLKFIRIQLKTAVVIVVVGWIAIAFLSFLPLIGIPYFGDNFYSRSPVCLSLHLTNEQTPGWIYSVVIFIFLNFLSFIAISILYLTMYLSIRRTTLATGVQLQQKARETAAIAKRMTLIVLTDFFCWVPIAVMGMLAMTDTVTIPGSVYAWTAVFILPINSAINPFLYTISVLKMKKKPQKSAVNTNLDLSNSTKYQMVLSTYEKMKERGLIPNDLLVTSLENGQT, from the exons ATGGCTGATTTCCATCGCACCGATCAGTGGCATGATGTTCCGTGTGTTTTAAATACAGTTAAACAGTTTATTTGTAAGAAACCCGCCGCTTTTTCCGAAGAACCAGAAGGTGACTCGTATGTCGGTGTATCTAACTACG CTTGTAAAGATTCTTCTTGGGGAAGACACGAAAACGTTTGTTTCAAACCAGAACAAAGAAACAGAGCAGAGGAACAGTGCTCAAATCTCGACACTGATTTTAAGGAAATAAACCGACAAGAACTACAGACTATATCCTACTATCTCAGCCACGTCTGGTCTATAAACGTAACTGGGTATATACTGCTTGTGAAAGATATTGCGGTAAACGATGATGTCATCGAACTGATCGGAGGTGACTGTGCAACCGCCGCAGACAACAAGACTGGATGTTACATCGGTGCCAACAAAGATAAGCAAATCGCTGACGTCGATAATTTCAGAGCATGTCTGGGCATGGATGCATCTGATTGGACAGTTGGATTAATGGATTGTGACGAGGAAATTGCTTTAGAGATGTGTATAACACAGGCATCAG TGACGACACACACGTGCGGCGTCGAGGCGTTTGAATGTGCAGGCAATGAGTGCATTCATCCTGTTTATGTATGCGATGGAAACACAGATTGTATTGATGGCTCTGATGAGAtaggatgca ATATGGCGGTAGCTTGCCCAACGAATACCTTCCGATGTGAAAATGGAAAGTGTGTGTCGATGACGTTTTACTGTGATTTCATCGATCATTGTGGCGACGACAGCGATGAAGAAGCTTGTG TGTATCCAAACTGCACAGTGGATCAGTTCAAATGTGACAACAACCAATGTGTGCATAAGTCAAAGCATTGCGATCTTATGGAGGACTGTTACGATGGATCTGATGAAAAGTATTGCG ATGTGTGTAAGGGATTCCTATGTTACTACGTTGACTGTATACCCGAACATGCGCAGTGCGACGGAGAGTTAGATTGCGCAGGCAACGAACGGGAGGACGAAACGGATTGTGACTACGGTGGTACTTTTTCTAGCTCATCGGAAGAAGTCGACATGCCAATTGAGAGTTGTAGTGTTGAAGAATTCAGATGCCTTAATGGTCCATGCGTGGACCGCAAGTGGATGTGTATCTACGATTTTGATCAGTATGGCTATCAAAGGGGATGTCGTGACGTCACCCATCTCAGGAATTGTG AACTTTTTAATTGTCCTAAGAACATGTTTAAGTGTCCTGATGCCTACTGTATACCGCTTCATAGGCGATGTGACGGTGTTTTTGACTGTCCACGTGGCTCTGATGAAGAGGACTGCG GACTTTACCAGTGCCCAGGACATTATCGTTGTCATGGAGAGCAAAACTGTATACCGGTATCTCAAAAATGTGATGGCGTCAAACAGTGTCGGCACGGAGATGATGAGCTGCTATGTG GTCTAATCTGCCCATCGGATTGTGCTTGTCATGGATCTGCCATTGATTGCGCTTACCTATCGATGAGTTCCTTTCCATTGTTGAATGGTCAGCACATCAAGAAACT GAATATGACCGGAAATGACGTTGATGTTACGCAAGTCGATTTCCGCTCTTTTCAATTACTGGGAGAACT agatctttcaaataattcaataattgaGATACGCCCAAGACAGTTTGAATTCCTGAAAAACCTGTACTTGTT aaaCCTTGGTGctaacaaaataaataatatcgAAGCAAATACATTTTACGGACTGCAAAATCTTCGAATGCT AATCTTAACCGGAAACAACATTGCTTTTATTAACGATGGGGCGTTTACAGATCTATATAATCTTCACGCACT GCATATGACAGGAAATTTGTTCCAGGCTGAAAGTTCTGAGCTGTTTGTACCGTTGACTGGACTCGCTGAACT atttacCGATGCTTATAAATACTGCTGCATGGTCAGAAAACATCAAGAAGTGCAAATATGCTCACCGCCTGCTGATGCATTCTCATCATGTGAAGACCTAATGGCCAGTCAAGTTTTAAGATGGTCTATCTGGATGCTGGGAATGGCGGCCTTTTTCGGAAACCTCTTCGTCATCGTTTGGCGAATCAAAGAGAAGGACTTGGGAAAAGTTCACACCTTCCTCATTTGGAACCTGGCTGTAGCTGATTTCATGATGGGGATATACATGTTGATAATTGCTTCAGTTGATGTGAATTACCGCGGTGTTTACGTCACCTATGACGCTTTCTGGAGAAGCAGCCCCTTGTGTAGTTTTGCTGGTTTCCTTGCATCGCTGTCGAGTGAGATGTCCGTCTTTTCATTAACAGTTATTACATTGGACCGCTTTCTTTTGATAGTTTTTCCTCTGAAGTTCATTCGGATACAACTGAAAACTGCCGTCGTAATTGTGGTTGTTGGTTGGATAGCCATTGCATTCCTTAGCTTTCTGCCTCTTATAGGTATCCCCTATTTCGGCGATAACTTCTACAGTCGTTCTCCGGTCTGCCTATCCCTCCACCTTACCAACGAACAAACACCCGGATGGATATACTCAGTTGTCATTTTCATCTTCCTGAACTTCCTGTCCTTCATTGCTATATCAATTCTGTATCTGACCATGTACTTGTCCATACGACGCACAACTTTAGCCACTGGTGTTCAACTACAACAGAAAGCCAGAGAAACCGCAGCCATCGCAAAACGAATGACGCTGATAGTGCTGACTGACTTCTTCTGCTGGGTTCCAATCGCTGTGATGGGTATGCTGGCAATGACTGATACAGTCACCATTCCAGGATCTGTTTATGCTTGGACTGCAGTCTTCATCTTGCCTATCAACTCAGCCATTAACCCTTTCCTCTACACCATATCAGTCTTAAAGATGAAGAAAAAGCCACAGAAATCGGCGGTCAATACAAATTTAGACCTAAGTAATTCGACTAAATATCAAATGG tttTATCAACGTACGAAAAGATGAAAGAAAGAGGGCTCATCCCGAATGATTTACTTGTGACGTCATTAGAGAATGGACAGACGTGA